The sequence TTGGTCAATCTGTTTGTTTATAGTTAGTTTTGGTTTGGTGCTGGTAAGTGGAACTCGTTCTGTATGGCTATTATTACCAGCTATTTTAATTTTACGTTACATATTTATTTATGGTAAAAATAGCGGATATGCATTAATTTTAGCGTTACTAGCAATCATCAGCTTTACTACATTATCTTTTCCAAACGTTACAGATACGATTGTAGAAGTATATAACTCGCAGGTAGAAACAGTTGGAGAAGTACGCGCTGACTCTACAGAAGTTCGCGGCAAAATATATGAAGAAACTGCTTCAGCGATTCTAGATAAACCGATATTTGGTCATTGGGTTCCTGGCTCTACAGTTTTACCGGGTTTTGAATTAGGGCGTGTAGGAACTCACAGTTTTATTTTAGGTACTTTGCTTTACCATGTTGGTATTGTGGGAATTTTATTATTTAGTCTATTTTGGCTATCTTTTCTGAGTTGGCTTTATAAAACTAGAAAAGGTAGACCTTTATCTGTATTTTTATTAATAGTTTTATATACTTTATTATCTACAGTTATGGAGTATGGAGAGCTATTAGCATGTATGTTAATTTTGTTGGCTGCTATTGTTGGCGATAAGGGTAATATTAAGCAGAAGTATAATTGTTTTTAATTGATGGCTTTTCATACTTTTTTGTAAAATTCCTTGTTCCTTGTCTCCGGCAAGGAATACAGTATTGGAGGCTCTGCCTCTAGTCTAAGTGAGAGGCAGAGCCTCTTGTAAAGGCATTCCAAGGCAGAGCCTTGGAACGAGGTAAATATTACCAATTACCAATTACCAAATTCCATAGACATGATAAAAAAACCTTTAGTTAGCGTAATTATTGGTAACTATAATTACGGTAGGTTTATTGCTGAAGCGATTGATAGCGTTTTAAGTCAAACTTACAAAAATTTTGAGTTAATAGTTGTAGATGATGGTTCAACTGATAATTCACGAGAGATTATAGAAAGTTATGGAGATAAATTAATTGCGATATTTCAAGAAAATGGGGGACAAGGTGTTGCTTTTAATAGCGGGTTTGCTGTTGCTAAAGGTGAAATTATTTGTTTTTTAGATGCTGATGATTATTACTATCCAGAAAAAATCGCAAAAGTTGTTGCAGCCTTTGATAAAAATCCTAGTTTGGTACAAATTTCTCACTGTCGTACTTCGGTTGATGCTGATGGAAAAATTATTGGACGAGATCCAACTTTTTTCAATCAAGGGGATGTCACTCATCTATTACTAAAATGGGGTAGATATGCTTGGGCTGTGACTTCAGCTTTAGCCTATAAACGTTGGGTTTTAGAAAAAGTTTTACCTTTTCCTCAACGCCCTCGTGGTGGTGATACTTATTTAACTGCTACGGTGCCTTTTTATGGAAATGTTGGATATATCAAAGAACCTTTGATGTTTTATCGCCATCATGGTAACAATATGAATGCAGGAACTAATAATTTACAGCATTTAATTGAACAAAGGGAAGATACAGCAAAATGTATCAATGAAACTGCTAGCAAGTTGGGATTAATAGAGCGTTTTGATATTCAGCATGATGCCGACTATCGTAGTTTGAAAGTAATGGTTCGGAAATCTGTTTCTCCGAAAGAAGCTATTAAGATATTTTGGATAACTTTGTTTGAAAGTATTTCTCTAGGACATAGTATAAAAGATACTATTGAAAGATTTGTGAGGAGGGGTATGTGTAGTTTATTTCCTAATGAAGCGAAAATATATTTACGTTTAAAGCTGCGGCGTTATCTTCGTTTTAAATTAATGAGATTAAATCCCTTGGCATCGAAATTATATGTTGTTGACAGCCTCGGGGCACAGAGGAAAACGTAAAGGAGCGCAGAGCTTTTTGAAATAATATTTGTATGATTTCGGTGTAATTTCTATTAAGTAAATTTATGATTATTTCAAAGCATAAAAGTAAGTTTTTGAATAAAAAAGAATGTTTAACAAAAAAACTTTTGGTTATACCGGGATACTGCAACGTTTTAGGAGGTACTACTGTTAGTTTATTAATGTTGGCTAAAGGATTTGCGCTTTGCGGATTGTTAGAAAACTTGTGCGTTGTCATGCACAAAGATTCTTTTATGGAGAAATATTTTCGGGATGCGGGTTTAGATAATTGTATAAAATTAATTGCTGCTGCTAATCCGAATAAATTTTTACAGAAAGCATTGCAATGGGTAGGGAAACAGCCGCAGGAATTTCCTTTACTGTTAGATAATTGTGTCTGGCGAAATTATTTACCTATATTAACTTTGGCTGCTCCTTCTATTCGTTTAAGTCGCCGCAAACTTTATCATTTTTGTCACGATTTAGCTCTTTCGTACAATCATATAGGTTATATTGCCAGAAAAATTGCTTTTGCAAGTCTTTATCCCGGTGCTATTTGCAATTCACAATTTACCGCAGAACATATTCGTGGTTTAATGCCAGATATCAGAGGAATTCTGTATCAACCGGTAGATTTTGAGAAATTCAACGCTGATTCTAATACCACTATTCCCGATAATTTACAGCCTATTATAGATTCCGGAGCGCGAATAATCCTTACTCCTTCACGGATAAATAAACCAAAAATTGTCAACGATAAAAATCTGAGAGCATTAATTCCGGTACTAGCAAATTTAAAAGCAATGGGTGAAAATTATCAAGCAGTAATAATCGGAGAAGATAAATCTCCTGAAATGATTTACAGTCGCGATTTACGAGAAAGTGCAATGGATGCAGGAGTTGAAGACTGTTTCACAATTTTACCTCCCGTCTTGAATATCGAAGATTATTACAGACATGCAGATATAGTTGTCACTCTCGCACCTAGAGAGCCTTTTGGGCGCACGGTTGTAGAAGCAATCGCTTGTGGCGTGCCGGTGGTTGGTAGCAATACTGGTGGCATTAATGAAATTTTACAGAATTTTGCTCCTAGTTGGACTGTTAATCCTGACGATTCAGTTGCAGTTGCCAAAACTATTATTAATGTTGCTAAAAATTCGCTGACTAAAGAAATTTTATTCGAGGGCAAAAATTGGGTTAAAAATCAGTGTAGTTTGGAAAACTATGCTCAAAGTATGATGCAACTTACAGGTTTAGTTTAGTTTAATTTTATTTTTTGATTTTTTATTTGTATAGAAGAAGCGGGCAAGATACCCGCAAGCACATCAGCTAATCCTCTATCTTCCTCTTCCTCTGCGTACTCTGCGGTTTAATTATCTAAAATTATCCAAATATTACAGGAATGGGCGCAATTTTCACTGCGGTGCTGTTGGTGCGTGACACTAGCAAGCAATTATACTACGTTCAAAGTTATTCAAAGTGTCACAGCACCCTACAGCCATCATTCCTATATAAAAAGAATTAATTATTAATATGAATAAAGTAATTTTTTTCAGCGGTGCAAAACCTCCGCAAACAGGGGGAGAATTTTATAACTATCAACTCTCTCAATATTTAGAAACAATTGACTGGAAGCATGAATATGTGAGTTTACATCAGAAAAAGCATTATATTAGACTTAGCAAAATTCCAATTTTTGGTAATTTATTAGTTTCTGTTATTTTTGCATTTATTTTGTTTAAATATAGAGGATATTTAGTAGAAGACCATTATTTTAGTAAATATCTATGGTTGACGAATTTTATTCGCCGATTTTTTTGTAAAGATAAAATTATCGTTATAGTTCATCTTTTTTATGGCTACGATAGCAGCGATAGATTCGTAATCAGAAAAGTTCTCAATGGCATGATAGAAAAAATTAGATTATCTCTAGCTGATTTAATTATCACTAGCAGCGAATATTCTAAAAATGAAATAGTTTCTGTGGGAATTAATCCCGATTTGATTCATGTTCTATCGCCAGGGCTTGATAGAGATAAATTTAATCTTTCATTCAATCTTCCATCGTCGTCTCATGAATTAAATCATAGAAATAGCAAAAAGATTTTATGTGTAGGCAACTATGTTCCTAGAAAAGGCATTATTTACTTGATAAAAGCTTTATCTCAGATACAATACAAAGAATTCACTCTCGATTTAGTCGGAAATCGCAAAGATAATTCCAGGTACTATAATCTATTAGCTAATGCTGTAGAAAAACTAAAATTAACAGAATGCGTTGTGTTTCATGATGGTTCCGATCAAGAAAACCTCAAAAAATTGTATGCTTCTGCCGATATTTTTGTTCTACCTTCTTTAAAAGAAACTTTTGGCATTGTTTTCCTAGAGGCTATGCACTATGGATTACCTATAATTACAACTAATGTTTCCGCAATGCCAGAATTAGTAGAGCAAGGTAAAAATGGTATTTTAGTCCCACCTGCCGATTCTCAAGCTTTAGCACAAGCTATTAAAACATTAATTGAACAACCAAATTTAATTCAACAAATGGGAGAAGCCGGACGAAAAAAAGTTGCAGATTCTTATTATTGGGAGCATACTTGTTCTAGGTTTGTATCTATTATTGAGAAGATGAATTAATCGGCGACGATTTATTTGTAGTAGGAATAATCAAACCGTAGAGAGCGCAGAGGAAGAAGTAAAGAGGGAATAGAAATTATCACATGCAAAATCTATCATTGATTAACTCTGTAGTTAAAGAAGAAACTTATTCACCAGATATTTTGGTTGTTTCCCGGACTTTTTTACCGAAAGAAGGTGGAATTGAAGAGTATGTATATAACCGCTGCCTGCAAAATCCTCGAAGAGTAATTATGTTAGCTGCGGCTTTTTCTGGTTATGAAAATTTCGATAAAAATCAACTATTCCCCGTGCATCGTTGGCATTTACCGAAAATACCCCGCTTATTTGGTTTGGGAGCAATAATTAAACAAATTCTCAATATGTTTTGGTCATTTGTTTTAGCTACAAAACTATACTTCCGCTATCGGTATAGTTATATTGAATGGGGGCATGGTTACGATTTTCCTTCGATTTTACTTTTAAGTTATATATTACCTATTAAGTTTTTTATCTACGTACATGGCAATGATATTCTTTGCCCTTTACGCAATCCTTTATTAAAAAAATTATTTGAATTAACTTTGCAGCGTAGCGCCGGTATTGTTTGCAATAGTTCTTTTACACAAAATTATCTCAAGGAGAAATTCAGTTTTGATACTTCTACTTATATTATTAATCCTATAATTAGAACGGAAAAATTCGGCGATCGCGCAAAAAATCAGCAGTATATTAAAAAGTCGCGGTTAAAAATTCGTGAGAAGTACAATATCCCCGAAGATGCCATAGTTATTCTTTCCGTGGGAAGATTGGTAAAACGCAAAGGTTTTGGATTAGTAATTGATAATTTGCATCATCTTTTAAATCAAGGCTTAGATGTGCGCTATATCATTTGTGGCAGAGGCGAAATGCAGCCTCAGCTCGAACAAAAAGTTTCTCAATTACAGCTTACAGAAAAAGTCGATTTTGCCGGATTCGTAGCCGATGCAAATTTAGCCGAATATTATGCAGCTAGCGACATCTTCGCCATGCCGACATTTTATGATGCTCAAAGTGCCAGTATAGAAGGATTTGGCATAGTCTACGCCGAAGCTGGTTATTTTGGTAAACCAGTAATTGCTTCTCGTATCGGTGGTGTGGAAGATGCAGTACATCACGAAGAAAACGGTTTATTAGTAAATCCCGATTCTCCAGAAGAAATTTCCCAAGCACTCACTCGCTTGTGTAAAGACAAGGAGTTACGGGAAAAATTAGGAAGCAAAGGAATAGAGTTAGCCAACCGCAAAACTCCTCACTCTATTCTTTACAGTTAACAGTGAGCAGTGAGCAGTTGTTCACCCGGAGGGTGTGGATCATCAGTTACCAATTACCAATGCCCAATCCCCAATCCCCAATCCCAACCTTCTTCCCTCTTCCTTCGTTTAATACATGACGCAAATTAGTACAAAAAAAATAGCTGCAAGCGGTTTGTGGTTAACTGCAAGTTTTGGTTTTACGAAAGTTTCGCAACTGATTTCTCAGATATTTCTGGCTCGTCTGCTGTCACCGTCAGACTTTGGTGTCTGGGGTATGGTGTTGATTGTTACGACGCTTGCTTCGCTGTTTAAAGATGCTGCGATCGCAACGGTATTAGTGCAGCGGGGTTTGGAGGATCAAAAACTAGTAAATGCTGTCTATAGCTTGGGTGTAAATATCTCTATTGGCATGTTTGTAATTCAAGCTTTAGCAGGTTATCCGCTAGCTGTTTTTTTTAAAGAGCCTTTAGTTTTTCCGCTAACTTTGGCTGTAGCCTGTATATTTATTGTCTCTGCTGGCGCGGGTTCTCACGGTGCCGTACTGCAACGAGAAATGAAATTCCGCGAGTTAGCAATCGCAGATAGCTGTGCGGGGTTTGCGCGTTTTGCTGGTGCGGTGGTTTGTGCGTTTCTTGGGGGTGGAATATGGAGTTTTGCAGTTGCGGAAATTGCAATGTCAGCAGTTGATGCTTTATTGAAGCGAAAATTTAGTAGATATCGTTTTCAATATTATTTCAAACCAGATTCCCAAGCAATTCGCGAAGTACGCACTTATATTAGTAGCTTGGTGGG comes from Rivularia sp. PCC 7116 and encodes:
- a CDS encoding glycosyltransferase, whose translation is MIKKPLVSVIIGNYNYGRFIAEAIDSVLSQTYKNFELIVVDDGSTDNSREIIESYGDKLIAIFQENGGQGVAFNSGFAVAKGEIICFLDADDYYYPEKIAKVVAAFDKNPSLVQISHCRTSVDADGKIIGRDPTFFNQGDVTHLLLKWGRYAWAVTSALAYKRWVLEKVLPFPQRPRGGDTYLTATVPFYGNVGYIKEPLMFYRHHGNNMNAGTNNLQHLIEQREDTAKCINETASKLGLIERFDIQHDADYRSLKVMVRKSVSPKEAIKIFWITLFESISLGHSIKDTIERFVRRGMCSLFPNEAKIYLRLKLRRYLRFKLMRLNPLASKLYVVDSLGAQRKT
- a CDS encoding glycosyltransferase family 4 protein, with the translated sequence MIISKHKSKFLNKKECLTKKLLVIPGYCNVLGGTTVSLLMLAKGFALCGLLENLCVVMHKDSFMEKYFRDAGLDNCIKLIAAANPNKFLQKALQWVGKQPQEFPLLLDNCVWRNYLPILTLAAPSIRLSRRKLYHFCHDLALSYNHIGYIARKIAFASLYPGAICNSQFTAEHIRGLMPDIRGILYQPVDFEKFNADSNTTIPDNLQPIIDSGARIILTPSRINKPKIVNDKNLRALIPVLANLKAMGENYQAVIIGEDKSPEMIYSRDLRESAMDAGVEDCFTILPPVLNIEDYYRHADIVVTLAPREPFGRTVVEAIACGVPVVGSNTGGINEILQNFAPSWTVNPDDSVAVAKTIINVAKNSLTKEILFEGKNWVKNQCSLENYAQSMMQLTGLV
- a CDS encoding glycosyltransferase family 4 protein, producing the protein MNKVIFFSGAKPPQTGGEFYNYQLSQYLETIDWKHEYVSLHQKKHYIRLSKIPIFGNLLVSVIFAFILFKYRGYLVEDHYFSKYLWLTNFIRRFFCKDKIIVIVHLFYGYDSSDRFVIRKVLNGMIEKIRLSLADLIITSSEYSKNEIVSVGINPDLIHVLSPGLDRDKFNLSFNLPSSSHELNHRNSKKILCVGNYVPRKGIIYLIKALSQIQYKEFTLDLVGNRKDNSRYYNLLANAVEKLKLTECVVFHDGSDQENLKKLYASADIFVLPSLKETFGIVFLEAMHYGLPIITTNVSAMPELVEQGKNGILVPPADSQALAQAIKTLIEQPNLIQQMGEAGRKKVADSYYWEHTCSRFVSIIEKMN
- a CDS encoding glycosyltransferase family 4 protein — protein: MQNLSLINSVVKEETYSPDILVVSRTFLPKEGGIEEYVYNRCLQNPRRVIMLAAAFSGYENFDKNQLFPVHRWHLPKIPRLFGLGAIIKQILNMFWSFVLATKLYFRYRYSYIEWGHGYDFPSILLLSYILPIKFFIYVHGNDILCPLRNPLLKKLFELTLQRSAGIVCNSSFTQNYLKEKFSFDTSTYIINPIIRTEKFGDRAKNQQYIKKSRLKIREKYNIPEDAIVILSVGRLVKRKGFGLVIDNLHHLLNQGLDVRYIICGRGEMQPQLEQKVSQLQLTEKVDFAGFVADANLAEYYAASDIFAMPTFYDAQSASIEGFGIVYAEAGYFGKPVIASRIGGVEDAVHHEENGLLVNPDSPEEISQALTRLCKDKELREKLGSKGIELANRKTPHSILYS